DNA from Ovis aries strain OAR_USU_Benz2616 breed Rambouillet chromosome 15, ARS-UI_Ramb_v3.0, whole genome shotgun sequence:
TGACTTCCTCTGACCATGTGCTGTTTTCATCCCTTAGGCTGCTGGTTGTCTACCCCTGGACTCAGAGGTTCTTTGAGCACTTTGGGGACTTGTCCTCTGCTGATGCTGTTATGAACAACGCTAAGGTGAAGGCCCATGGCAAGAAGGTGCTAGACTCCTTTAGTAACGGCGTGCAGCATCTTGACGACCTCAAGGGCACCTTTGCTCAGCTGAGTGAGCTGCACTGTGATAAGCTGCACGTGGATCCTGAGAACTTCAGGGTGAGTTTGTGGAGTCCTCAGtgttttccttgttctttttatGGTCAAGCTCATGTTATGGGGAGAAGGCTGAATGACAGGACACAGTTTAGAATGGAGAAGAGGTATTCTGGTTAGAGTGCTAAGGACTCCTCAGAACCGTTTAGACTCTTTTAACCTCTTTGCTCACAACCATCATTTCCTCTGATTCATTCTTGTTCTCTGTTGTCTGCAATGTCCTCTTTttaattatactttttattttgagagtttaatttgaaaaaaaaattattttatcaactTTAAAAATCGTATCTAATATTTTCCCCTTATCTGTTTCTTTCAAGGAATAAATGttctattgctttttaaaatgattcaaaataattaaaatgataacaAATTCTGGATTAAGTTAGAAAGAGAGaaacatttctaaatatatattcagGAAGATATAGGTAGATACACATCAGTAGTAACATCTTCACTTCAGTCATCCTTGTGCTTATATCCTACGGTCACAGCTTGGGATGAGACTGAAATACCCTGAATCTAACCTTGGaattctctcatagctcagttggtaaagagtctgcctgcaatgcaggagatcccagttcgattcctgggtcaggaagaatggctggagaagggataggctacccactccagtattcttgtgcttcccttgtggctcagctggtaaagaatctgcctgcagtgtgggagacctgggttcttctatccatgggttgggaagatcccctggagaagggaaaggctaccctctccagtattctggcctggagaaatccgtggactgtatagtccatagggttgcaaagagtcagacatgactgagcaactttcactttactaacCTGCACTAACCCTGCCCTTGCTTAATGTCTTTCCACACAGCTCCTGGGCAACGTGCTGGTGGTTGTGCTGGCTCGCCACCATGGCAGTGAATTCACCCCGGTGCTGCAGGCTGAGTTTCAGAAGGTGGTGGCTGGTGTTGCCAATGCCCTGGCCCACAGATATCACTAAGCTCCCCTTCCTGATTTCCAGGGAAAGGTTTTTTCGTTCTCAGAGACCAAAAATTGAATATGGAAAAATTATGAAGCATTTTGAGCACCTGGCCTCTGCTTAATAAAGACACTTATTCTCATTGCACTGgtgtatttaaattatttcactgTCTCTTACTCAGATGGGCACTTGGGAGGGCAAAGCACTGAAGACATAAAGAAATAAAGGGCTAAGTTGGAACTTTGAGAAAATATATCAGTATCTTGGACCCAATGACAAGATGGTTGTAAACAGCTGATGTTATTGGAAAATATGCTCTGCTCCTTAGTCTTACTCTGCCTTAAAGAATTCAAGTTGCAGCTTGATTTGGTAGTTAGATCGttggtatattttatttaaataaattatgttatttAGCCTTTCTTATAAATGTCTTCTCTCTAATTATCCAGAACATCACTTAGATCCATTAAGTTCTTCTGCCTAAAGACACCActgttttaagattttctttaagCGTTTTACTGTCCCCATTGCTCTTCCTCCCCTACCTCTTTTTATCCTACTTTCCTCTATCAtcttatgaagatctacaagaagGACAGAACCTTCTGTGCTGGAGTCTGACAAtgacatatgaattttgagtAATCCTTGTTCCCTCTTGCATCCTAATTctgaatctcagttcagttcacttcagtggctcagttgtgtatgatattttgcaatcccatggactgcagcatgccaggcttccctgtccatcaccaactcctggagcttgctcaaattcatgtccatcaagttggtgatgccattcaaccatttcatcctctgttgtccccttctcctgccttcaatctttcccagcatcaaggtcttttaaaatgagtcagttcttcacatcaggtggccaaagtactgaagcttcagcttcaacatcagttcttccaatgactattcaggactgatatccttcaggtttgactggtttgatctccttgcactccaagggactcttgatagtcttctccaacatcacagttcaatagtatcaattctttggcagtcagctttctttatgatacaactctcacatatgtacatggctactggaagaatcatagctttgactagatggaactttgttggctaAGCAATGTCTCCGccttttaataaactgtctatgttggtcatagcttttcttccaaggagcaagcgtcttttaacttcatggctgcagtcaccatcttcagtgactttggggcccaggaaaataaagtccgtcactatttccattgcttccccatctctttgcaatcaggtgacgggaccggatgccatggtcttcatcttttgactgttgagttttaagccagctttttcattctcttctttcactttcatgaagaggctctttagttcctctttgctttctgccataaggggtatgtcatctgcatatctgaggttattgatatttctcctggcaatcttgattccagcttatgcttcatccagccctgtatttctcatgatgtactctgcatataagttaaatatgcaagctttgacttattcctttcccagttctgAATCTAGCTGGGGAGattctgaaactaacacatctaACAAGTGACTGTAAATGAGTGTGTTCAAGGTTTTTATGAGATCAGATGATGAAGCCCTTGGTATGAAAGGGGTGGTAAAGATAAGTAGTATAGACAATTGTCCAAAAGACAAGAAGAcaaaagtcagaaaagaaaaggaggataGCATAGGCCAAATCACTGATGAATAATGTGTTTGTGTATTCTGAGAAATTCAGGTAAACAGGAaagacaatggaaaaaaaaaactgcctgagATAGAATAGAATAGATAATATATTTTGGTGTACACTGTGGATGCATTCTTAAAGTTAAAAATTCACAAACAAGAATATACCATTTAGACATTACTCACGAGATGTTTGCACTTCTAATCAAAAAGTAAAGTAGAGTGGTTTAACAGTTTAGGACATCATTTTGAAATCAGACAGCCAAGACTGAAAAAAATTACTACTCTGACCTTGTGTTGTGAAGAATCAGCTACCCTTGTCAATTTGTATATATAATGTGTAAATAATGTCGTCTTTAAATGTTGTAGGGTAATGAAAAAAAAGGTCTCAACACAGTTCTCTACTTTGACATTTAACAAAAGTTAATGTCAGGTGAGAATTTGTAAAGAGTAAGTTGACTCATTTAACATCTCTTCCTAAATGCAAAAGGTCTCAGGCTGAAATGGCAACATTGAAGAGTAGGGAATTTTGGAGCCTTCTCTTTAATGGATCTTAACAACAAGGGAACCATGTTAGCAGCATCCATGTTTAAAAGAAAGTTGAATTGCCATGGACATCTAGAATCAACAAGTTAAAGAAAAGTCTCTCATTTTTAGGTCAAAGGTTTTAGGGGGTCAAATCAGAGATGAAACTGTGCTCTTCATtgtgtgtggacttctcattgcagtgtctcGTCTTGGTGGAGCACATGCTCgcgggtgcgtgggcttcagtagtagcAGTGTGTGGGCCCCAGTAGTCTGGTGCAGCCTCAGTAGCCAGGGAGCTCAGgtttagttgctttgcagcatgtggaatattcccagaccagggtcaaacccatgtcccttcctCTGGCAGACAAATTCTTATCTACTGTACACCAGGCAAATCCTAGGTCTTacgtttttaaaattccacataatGTACATCCTCTTTGCAGGGTTCTCTGGTTATGGACTGAGAtatgaggatgaaagaggggGGCATGAAACAGGAAGAGGAAAACATCATTAATGATTTTAGGGCACCCCCGACATCAGCTGACAAAGGGCCTGTGACATGCTGGGCAGATCTGACTGGGGATGACACCAGGGAACGCCCGACTTTAGGAACCATCTCAGGCCCATCTTGGTGCTGCTGCTCTCAGGGGAAAATGTCTTACCTTCTAGGCCTCTGATCAGCAGCCACGAAGTGCTGTCACTGTTCATGTCACTTTGGCTAAAATTTGGATGTGTGAACATGCTCCAgagatattttctgattttcctacCTACCCATCTAccatcaacattttattttatctatttaattttggctgcccTAGTCCTTCATTGATGCAtataggctttctctagtagcAGCAAGCAAGGGCTACTTTCCAGTTGTGGTGCTTAGGCCTCTCACTGTGATTTCTCTGgctgtggagcatggactctagggtaCACAGACTTCAGCAGCTGCGGtgctcaggctcagcagttgtgaccaACGGGTTTAATTGCTCAGTGacatggaatctttctggactTATCAGGGATTAAACTTGTATCCCCTACACTGACAGGTGTTTTTCTaatcacaggaccaccagggaagtaccactATCCTCATTTAAAAGCAAGAATTCTGAGGCAGTTAGTGTGATGAATAAGGGAATTGACCAAACTCAACATAAAGACTCTTTTTGTCTGGCTTTCACATCCTTCCACACAGATACCCACGTTCAGAAATTAGCACATACAAGAGCATGTGCATTCATGCATGCTCATACACACACCAACAGCTCACAAATTCCACATCCTGTTAGAGAATCCACTTGgtgttaaacatttatttacagGTTAACTCCTTGCTACCACCTCCCTTGTGTAAGGCAATGTAATCTCCACCTGAATGCTTACTGTTGACTCCTAACTGATCATTCTACCGCTGCTCCTGACAGTGTCTTCCCAATATGGTAGTCAAAGCACACTGGTAAAAACGCAAATTGTGTATGGTAATATCTTTGTCCAAAGTTCTCTGCTATTTTCCTGCATCACTCATAATAAAGCCAAATTTCATACAATAACAATTGCTAATATTTATATTGGCACCTACAGATTTCCTCTGCGGCTCAgtagtaaaggatccacctgcaatgcagaagtcacaggagaccgaggttcaatccctgggtcaggaagatcccctggaggaaggcatggcaactcattccagtattcttgcctggagaatcccatggacagaggagcctggccagctacagtccatagggccataGAGTAGGatgagactgaagtgacttagtgcgcATGCATGCTTGTTGGCACCTATACATTTAAAcgggcttccctgttggccctagtagtaaagaacacatctgccaatgcaggagacacaggttcggtccttgggttgggaagatcccctggagggggtcatggcaacccactccagtattcttgtctggagaagctcatggacagaggagctggcaggttacagtccaggttgcaaagagtcagacacgactgaagcaacttagcatgtgtgAACACATACCTAAGCACCCACCACTACACGCATACAAAAACATTAGTGGAGTAATGTCAAAAGAGGTAATGCCAATCAGCACTATTTAGACCTCAGCAAACAGGGCCTTGATCAAATTAGTTAGTTTCAGAATGTGGCCCATTTGTTCGTAGGTTGAGATTGACTCTTGAAGACGTATTTTGGTCAAAATAAAAGGCACGCAAGCcgaaaaatatatatcaatgtacttatttattaatttatattgggATTTATAACTTGAATTTTCATGTCTTCGTGAGTAATACATGCTTTCCTTATATCAATCAAGTAAAAGTAGAGGAAGCAAACTTACAAGGCAGGTAGCTGGATTCAGTCATGCCAAGAAAGCATCTTGACAGTAAGTTCAGACATGGCTTATTCGTCCTCTTCATGAGAAAGATAGATATGGCCTGAACATAAATATTATGTGAGGTTCAATGTCTCTAGATTCTAAGCCAACAGAGCAACCTTCTTTTTCCTATACTTCCCTTATTGTTCAATTCTCTAACGATTAACACACTTTTTACACATTGGAAAATTCCAAAGATTATAGTTCAGAGTTTCTGGCCTGAgaagcattctttttctttcaggtgatgttgtgtctgtttttgtatttaaattagttttcataactttttaaactaagtttatttttaattgcaattAAAATTAGAGTGAAATTTATTCATATGGCTTTCAAAGCCTTGCCTTTTATCTAGCCACTGTAACCTTATttataaacacaaacacacacacacacacacacacacacattttacacAGGGCATATTGACCAGGCATTTCTGAACAGTTAACCATGCAAGACCCCCAAGCACAAACTCATAATCTCTTTCACTTATCTACTTGCCTGGAGACTAAGGACAGAGTCTTTGAAGAAGCACCCTGGCTTTCATTGTCTTTAGCTAGTACTCTCCTTTGCCACAGCTCTGTGTACTCCTGAACCCTTATCTATGTTCACACTTTCTGATCCACTGAGCTATCTCCAGCCAGGGTACACAGAAGAAGAAAACCACTGGATCTGTCTATCTCTGTTAATTAAAAAcacaccaaaataaaataaatgtcccACCCCCTTCCAAGCCCCAGAAAGCATGTGAACACAGAAGAAAtaggagagggaggagaagaataagatagaagagaagaaggagaaggagagaggtaagaggaggaaaaaggagaagaataaaggaaagggaaaggaa
Protein-coding regions in this window:
- the HBB gene encoding hemoglobin subunit beta yields the protein MLTAEEKAAVTGFWGKVKVDEVGAEALGRLLVVYPWTQRFFEHFGDLSSADAVMNNAKVKAHGKKVLDSFSNGVQHLDDLKGTFAQLSELHCDKLHVDPENFRLLGNVLVVVLARHHGSEFTPVLQAEFQKVVAGVANALAHRYH